One Oryza sativa Japonica Group chromosome 8, ASM3414082v1 DNA window includes the following coding sequences:
- the LOC9272476 gene encoding protein CHROMATIN REMODELING 35 produces MQKQKDSSAIIVLDSDDEDEYTEGCEQLTSENNKEQAPSGPTSPYTTWIVSSTKDQVNGTLHVDGVQSTQIVPYGQNAPLINQFPLQTSWQPSIQYERVILQKRPEEQRVQDLVAASHAEKIAETQVLLTLPTLPTERKRRKTEPTTLVDVDGGTNLGKRKRKNHQNQAAVDSNLDLQQNDVPSQSYRTMIEEEKPVKESEGLEDLWKDFSLAAECTKLDTNEDMSNEKDVDDENEMDDDCNHDIRIHEDLGHVCRICGMIVRKAETIIDYQWKKASRTRTNYYESRSKDADEIDTGAVKVSEDFIVSDIAIHPRHAKQMRPHQLEGFSFLVKNLVGDKPGGCILAHAPGSGKTFMLISFIQSFLAKYPSARPLVVLPKGIGSSYIYGAIFFNKN; encoded by the exons ATGCAAAAACAGAAGGACAGCTCAGCAATAATAGTTCTTGATTCCGATGATGAGGACGAATACACGGAAGGATGTGAACAGCTCACATCTGAGAACAATAAAGAACAGGCACCATCTGGACCCACTAGTCCTTACACGACATGGATTGTATCCAGCACGAAAGACCAAGTAAATGGAACCTTGCATGTTGATGGAGTCCAAAGCACTCAAATTGTTCCATATGGTCAAAATGCACCGTTAATAAATCAGTTCCCTTTGCAAACCAGCTGGCAACCATCTATCCAATATGAAAGGGTTATATTGCAGAAAAGACCTGAGGAGCAACGCGTTCAAGATCTGGTG GCAGCAAGCCATGCAGAGAAGATAGCAGAAACACAAGTTCTCCTTACTCTTCCTACTCTTCCTACTGAGAGAAAACGAAGGAAAACAGAACCCACCACCCTGGTAGATGTTGATGGTGGAACTAAcctaggaaaaagaaaaaggaaaaatcatcaaaatcaaGCAGCAGTTGATTCAAACTTGGATTTGCAACAAAATGATGTTCCTTCACAAAGCTACAGGACTATGATAGAAGAGGAGAAACCTGTAAAAGAAAGTGAAGGTCTCGAGGATCTTTGGAAAGATTTTTCATTGGCTGCTGAATGTACAAAG CTTGATACAAATGAAGACATGTCCAATGAAAAAGATGTGGATGATGAAAATGAGATGGATGATGACTGCAATCATGACATTCGGATTCATGAAGATCTAGGCCACGTATGCCGTATTTGTGGCATGATTGTTAGAAAGGCTGAAACAATAATTGATTATCAGTGGAAAAAG GCTTCAAGGACAAGAACAAATTACTATGAATCACGTTCAAAGGATGCTGATGAGATTGATACTGGTGCTGTTAAAGTTTCCGAAGATTTCATTGTCTCTGATATTGCCATTCATCCAAGACATGCGAAGCAAATGAGACCACATCAGTTGGAAGGATTCAGCTTCCTGGTCAAGAATCTAGTCGGAGACAAACCTGGAGGTTGCATTCTAGCTCATGCTCCTGGTTCAGGGAAGACATTTATGCTCATAAGTTTCATTCAAAGCTTCTTAGCAAAGTATCCTTCTGCAAGGCCCCTTGTAGTGCTTCCGAAAGGGattgggagtagctatatttatggcgccatattttttaacaaaaattag